TCTCTTTATCTTCCCTAGATTTTTCATTTATCCTGGAGAAAAACATCAGTGAGATCTTCAGCCTTTTTCATAAATATCAAATAAAGGTGGATCTTATTCAGAACTCTGCCATCAGTTTTTCAGTTTGTATTGACAATAAATTTAATAACTTAGAAAAGTTAATAAGCCATTTAAAGGCCACTTTTAGGGTGAATTACAACACTGGCGTGTCGCTTTACACGATTCGGCATTTTGATGAGAACGCAGTGGCGACGCTGGAGAAAGACAAAAAGGTGCTTCTCAAGCAAATCACCCGGGAAACCGTTCAGCTTGTAGCCATACCCTAGTTTTTAACTTTTAATAAAATTTAAATGGGAATTGTAAGTGCAAAAGAAGTTGCCAGAGTGATGAATTTGGACAAATTCGGAATTTTGGGAACCTCTATGGGATGGATAGTTCTTAAAACTACCAAGCTTTCGGTCATCAACAAGGAATACGACAAGCGCAAAGACATGAGCGCGCCCCAATTCATTGATTCTATTCTGAAAGCTTTTGAAATCAACTTCGAAATCCCCGAAGAAGACCTGAAGCGCATCCCAAAAACAGGGCCTTTTATTACCATTTCAAACCACCCCTTAGGCGGTATTGACGGTATGATACTCCTGAAGCTCCTGCTTTCAAGGCGTGAGGATTTTAAAGTGATTGCAAATTTCCTGTTGCAGCGAATCGAGCCTTTACAGCCATACATTATGCCAGTAAATCCTTTTGAGGAGCACAAGGAGGCACAGAGCAGCACCAAAGGCATCAAAGAGGCCATTTTACACCTCAAAGACGGCAAACCGCTTGGCATTTTTCCCGCAGGCGAGGTCTCTACCTATCGCGACCATAAAATGATCGTTGACCGGCCCTGGGATCCAGCCGCCATTAAACTTATCCAGAAGGCAAAAGTGCCGGTGATCCCCATTTATTTTCACGCGAAGAATAGCACCTTCTTTTACCGGCTCGCATCAATAAGTGACATTCTTAGAACCGCCAAGCTTCCCAGCGAGATGTTGTCACAAAAGAAGCGCAAGATCAAAGTACGGATTGGAAATGCCATTCAGCCGCAGGATATTGAAGATATTACAAGCATTGAAGCGCTCACTGCTTTTTTACGCCGAAAGACTTACATGCTGGCAAATGCCTTCGAAAAAAAGCCATTTTTGAAAGGTATTCCCAAAAATTTTAAAATTCAGAAGCCTCCCAAAAAGATTGTTGAAGAGACCCAACTGGATCTAATGCTGGAAGAGGTGGAGACCTGCCGAAAACTCGACAAGCGGCTCCTGGAAAGTAAAAATTACGAAGTCTTTCTCGCAAAAAAAGAGATCATTCCCAATATACTAAAGGAAATTGGAAGATTAAGAGAAATTACCTTTAGAGCGATTGGCGAAGGCACCAACATGTCTACAGATCTCGATAATTTTGACGATTACTACTACCACATGTTCCTGTGGGACAATGAGGCCAACAAAATAGCCGGGGCTTACCGAATGGGCATGGGAGCCGAGATCTATGAAGAATTCGGGATTCAGGGCTTTTACCTGCAGGACCTTTTCAGGTTTGAACCCGAACTGCATAAAATGATGAGCGAATCTATTGAAATGGGAAGGGCTTTTATCACCGGCGAATATCAACAGCGGCCCATGCCCCTGTTCCTGTTGTGGAAAGGCATTGTGCACTGTACGCTGCGTTTTCCAAAGCACAAATACCTTATTGGCGGGGTGAGCATCAGCAATAAATTCTCCAATTTCTCAAAATCGCTCATGATAGAATTCATGAGGTCGCATTACTACGATCCTTATGTGGCGCAATACATTAGGCCGAAAAAGGAATTTAAGGTTAAGCTGAAAGACGTGGACAAAGATTTTGTGTTTGATGAAACCCAGTCTGACCTCAACAAGTTTGACCGCTTCATTGATGAACTGGAACCCGGAAGCCTGAGACTTCCGGTACTTATCAAAAAATACATCAAGCAAAACGCAAAGGTTGTGGCATTCAACGTAGACCCCTTGTTCAATGACGCGATTGACGGACTCATGTACATTCGCATTGCCGATCTTCCTGAAAGCACCGTGCGGCCGGTGATAGAAGAATTTCAACAGGAGCTGGAGCGCAAGGTTACCGAAATGCGCAAAAAGGAGCAGCAGGCTGAACAAGAATAGCCAAATTGCCCGAAGCCCTTTGGAAATGGCCTTTTTGATGCTTATCTTGCTATTTCAGAAAATAAAAGCGACAAATGGAAAAGATTTTAATAGTTGGAGCAACCGGAAGTACAGGAAAAAGAATTATCGAAATCCTGAACAACAGCCAGAGTTTTGAACCGGTGGCCATGATAAGAAAAGAGGAGCAGAAAGAGATTTTTGACGATATGGAGGTGAAGTGGGTATTTGCCGACCTTGAGCAGGACGACCTTAGCCCTGCGCTAAAAGGTATTGACAAAGTGATCTTTGCTGCAGGTTCGGGCAGTAAAACAGGCCCCGACAAGACCACAGAAGTTGATGAAAAAGGCGCCATAAAAGTGATAGATGCCGCAAAAAAGGCAAAAGTGAAGAAGTTTATCATGCTTAGCGCCATGGGGGCCGATGAACCTTCACAGCACGAGAAACTGGAACACTACCTGAAGGCCAAAGCCACCGCCGATAAGCACTTAAAAGAAAGCGGACTAAACTATACCATAGTGCGCCCGGGAGGCCTTACCGACGATATGGGTACAGGCAGGGTGAAAATTTCAGAAAAACTGGACTCTTTAGGTGAAATACCAAGAGACGACGTGGCATTTCTCCTCATCATGTCGCTAGCCGATCCTTTGGTGAAGAACATGAGCTTTGAGGCTGTAGAGGGAGAAGAGCCCATTAAATCGGCTATGATAGAGCTGAGTCAGTCATAATTACTTCGGAAAAATATCAATCAAAAAGCACATTTTTGAAACCTACAAGAAAGGAGATTGTTCCCGGAAGCCGTGTGGCCATAGTTCAGAAGCAGGATCAGCGATCTGGCCGACTTACCTATGGCTACGTGGCTGACATACTCACCAAATCGCCCATGCACCCGCACGGCATAAAGGTGAGGCTGGAAACAGGCGAAGTAGGAAGAGTTCAGAAAATTGAGGATTCACTGGTATAATCAATTCACATTGATCAGTTAACAATATTCAGCCTTAATTCGTAATTCCAGTAACGTGCTAATCTCTTCTGTTCTTTTCCCATTGATGAAAAAGAACCAAAAAATCTAGGCTTACGAAAATGTTGCTAAAATTTTCGATAGGCCGTTGGTGATGTAAAACGGAAGAATTTTTAAACCGTTTCAAGATCCTGATATGATTTGATACGCTGGGAATTGATGATAATAAGTAGCATCAACACAAAAATTCCGGCCATAATATGTTCAAAACCCACACCGGCGTCCATTAGCAATCCCACCACCAGTGGTCCTAGAGCGGTACTTATCACCGAAAACATTGTAAAAACGCTTCTTATCACCCCCATCTTCCCGGTG
This Salinimicrobium tongyeongense DNA region includes the following protein-coding sequences:
- a CDS encoding SDR family oxidoreductase, whose translation is MEKILIVGATGSTGKRIIEILNNSQSFEPVAMIRKEEQKEIFDDMEVKWVFADLEQDDLSPALKGIDKVIFAAGSGSKTGPDKTTEVDEKGAIKVIDAAKKAKVKKFIMLSAMGADEPSQHEKLEHYLKAKATADKHLKESGLNYTIVRPGGLTDDMGTGRVKISEKLDSLGEIPRDDVAFLLIMSLADPLVKNMSFEAVEGEEPIKSAMIELSQS
- a CDS encoding lysophospholipid acyltransferase family protein is translated as MGIVSAKEVARVMNLDKFGILGTSMGWIVLKTTKLSVINKEYDKRKDMSAPQFIDSILKAFEINFEIPEEDLKRIPKTGPFITISNHPLGGIDGMILLKLLLSRREDFKVIANFLLQRIEPLQPYIMPVNPFEEHKEAQSSTKGIKEAILHLKDGKPLGIFPAGEVSTYRDHKMIVDRPWDPAAIKLIQKAKVPVIPIYFHAKNSTFFYRLASISDILRTAKLPSEMLSQKKRKIKVRIGNAIQPQDIEDITSIEALTAFLRRKTYMLANAFEKKPFLKGIPKNFKIQKPPKKIVEETQLDLMLEEVETCRKLDKRLLESKNYEVFLAKKEIIPNILKEIGRLREITFRAIGEGTNMSTDLDNFDDYYYHMFLWDNEANKIAGAYRMGMGAEIYEEFGIQGFYLQDLFRFEPELHKMMSESIEMGRAFITGEYQQRPMPLFLLWKGIVHCTLRFPKHKYLIGGVSISNKFSNFSKSLMIEFMRSHYYDPYVAQYIRPKKEFKVKLKDVDKDFVFDETQSDLNKFDRFIDELEPGSLRLPVLIKKYIKQNAKVVAFNVDPLFNDAIDGLMYIRIADLPESTVRPVIEEFQQELERKVTEMRKKEQQAEQE
- a CDS encoding YwbE family protein codes for the protein MKPTRKEIVPGSRVAIVQKQDQRSGRLTYGYVADILTKSPMHPHGIKVRLETGEVGRVQKIEDSLV